A genomic region of Cannabis sativa cultivar Pink pepper isolate KNU-18-1 chromosome 1, ASM2916894v1, whole genome shotgun sequence contains the following coding sequences:
- the LOC133033698 gene encoding uncharacterized protein LOC133033698 isoform X3: MAIKARPNPTARPDPSSLSSGHRRNTPPQSQLSSRSRSLLRSGQAQPLTLSFLLRPSSHKITLYIQPLFFDEGRKLEHQGSGLEPVLVAAIPTMKFNHEAFSSIEETQTWQKSSHSNF; the protein is encoded by the exons ATGGCGATCAAAGCTCGCCCAAACCCCACTGCTCGCCCCGATCCCTCTTCTCTAAGTTCTGGTCATCGACGCAACACTCCACCCCAATCCCAGCTCTCCTCTCGCTCCCGTTCTCTTCTCCGTTCGGGCCAAGCTCAGCCCCTAACATTGTCGTTTCTGCTCAGGCCAAGCTCGCACAAAATAACCCTATATAttcag CCTCTCTTCTTTGACGAGGGTAGAAAG CTAGAGCACCAGGGTAGTGGTCTTGAACCTGTTTTGGTTGCTGCAATCCCTACCATGAAATTCAACCATGAGGCCTTCAGTTCTATAGAAGAGACACA GACATGGCAGAAAAGCTCACACAGCAACTTTTAA
- the LOC133033698 gene encoding uncharacterized protein LOC133033698 isoform X1, with amino-acid sequence MAIKARPNPTARPDPSSLSSGHRRNTPPQSQLSSRSRSLLRSGQAQPLTLSFLLRPSSHKITLYIQKDLYFSLCDQPLFFDEGRKLEHQGSGLEPVLVAAIPTMKFNHEAFSSIEETQTWQKSSHSNF; translated from the exons ATGGCGATCAAAGCTCGCCCAAACCCCACTGCTCGCCCCGATCCCTCTTCTCTAAGTTCTGGTCATCGACGCAACACTCCACCCCAATCCCAGCTCTCCTCTCGCTCCCGTTCTCTTCTCCGTTCGGGCCAAGCTCAGCCCCTAACATTGTCGTTTCTGCTCAGGCCAAGCTCGCACAAAATAACCCTATATAttcag AAGGATCTCTACTTCTCTCTCTGTGATCAGCCTCTCTTCTTTGACGAGGGTAGAAAG CTAGAGCACCAGGGTAGTGGTCTTGAACCTGTTTTGGTTGCTGCAATCCCTACCATGAAATTCAACCATGAGGCCTTCAGTTCTATAGAAGAGACACA GACATGGCAGAAAAGCTCACACAGCAACTTTTAA
- the LOC133033698 gene encoding uncharacterized protein LOC133033698 isoform X2: MAIKARPNPTARPDPSSLSSGHRRNTPPQSQLSSRSRSLLRSGQAQPLTLSFLLRPSSHKITLYIQDLYFSLCDQPLFFDEGRKLEHQGSGLEPVLVAAIPTMKFNHEAFSSIEETQTWQKSSHSNF, encoded by the exons ATGGCGATCAAAGCTCGCCCAAACCCCACTGCTCGCCCCGATCCCTCTTCTCTAAGTTCTGGTCATCGACGCAACACTCCACCCCAATCCCAGCTCTCCTCTCGCTCCCGTTCTCTTCTCCGTTCGGGCCAAGCTCAGCCCCTAACATTGTCGTTTCTGCTCAGGCCAAGCTCGCACAAAATAACCCTATATAttcag GATCTCTACTTCTCTCTCTGTGATCAGCCTCTCTTCTTTGACGAGGGTAGAAAG CTAGAGCACCAGGGTAGTGGTCTTGAACCTGTTTTGGTTGCTGCAATCCCTACCATGAAATTCAACCATGAGGCCTTCAGTTCTATAGAAGAGACACA GACATGGCAGAAAAGCTCACACAGCAACTTTTAA
- the LOC133033699 gene encoding uncharacterized protein LOC133033699, producing MPLLRSIPNHLQTSADNNNNQAQSPAPPPVQQTQPDRPAYEDIRSPYYLSNADHPGLVLATPILTDRNFQPWRRDFKISIGARNKTPFLEGILPQPPPNDSLFGSCIRCNQMVMSWILHSISPEIKSSIMYLDTAAEMWTVLHNRFNQGNGPRIFELNETLTYLHQGEDSLSSYFTKLTTIWDEIHQLRPKIPCTCAAATQSQDHTNHDQVLQFLKGLNETYHAVRDQLLLLDPCPPLNKVFSKTVHQERQRTIGHRTIPTFAATATSTPAANNTDPAPAANQTSRNKKPCPMCTHCQKSGHYKDKCYFFFAWFSSRIWHSKAN from the coding sequence ATGCCCCTGCTCCGATCGATCCCCAACCATCTTCAGACTTCCGCTGATAACAATAACAATCAAGCTCAGTCACCAGCTCCTCCACCTGTTCAACAAACTCAACCCGATCGTCCTGCCTACGAGGACATCAGAAGTCCCTATTATCTGAGTAATGCAGACCATCCGGGGCTCGTTCTTGCTACTCCAATTCTTACAGATCGAAACTTCCAACCATGGCGCAGAGACTTCAAGATCTCCATTGGAGCCCgcaataaaactccatttcttGAAGGTATACTCCCTCAACCCCCTCCTAATGATTCTCTCTTTGGTTCTTGTATCCGATGTAACCAAATGGTTATGTCTTGGATCTTACATTCGATCTCACCTGAGATCAAAAGCAGCATCATGTACCTTGACACTGCTGCCGAGATGTGGACAGTATTACACAATCGATTTAATCAAGGAAATGGGCCAAGAATCTTTGAGCTCAATGAAACCCTTACTTATCTTCATCAAGGGGAAGATTCTCTTAGCTCTTACTTCACTAAACTCACGACCATTTGGGATGAAATTCATCAATTGAGGCCAAAAATTCCCTGCACTTGTGCTGCAGCAACTCAGTCCCAAGATCATACTAATCATGATCAAGTCCTTCAATTTCTTAAAGGACTTAATGAAACTTACCATGCTGTTCGTGACCAGCTATTACTCCTTGACCCTTGTCCCCCTCTCAACAAAGTTTTTTCAAAGACTGTCCATCAAGAACGCCAAAGAACCATTGGCCATCGAACCATCCCCACCTTTGCTGCCACTGCTACTTCCACACCAGCAGCCAATAACACAGATCCTGCCCCTGCTGCTAATCAGACTTCAAGAAACAAAAAGCCCTGTCCAATGTGTACCCACTGTCAAAAATCTGGGCATTATAAGGacaaatgctattttttttttgcatggtTTTCCTCCAGGATATGGCACTCGAAAGCCAACTGA